One genomic window of Pseudomonadota bacterium includes the following:
- the pseB gene encoding UDP-N-acetylglucosamine 4,6-dehydratase (inverting) encodes MTSRRFDTPTPDLNGASILVTGGTGSFGRAFVKTVLERYEPARLAVLSRDELKQFEMQQDPAISQKTCMRFFIGDVRDVGRLESAMRDVDIVIHAAALKQITTAEYNPFECVHTNVMGAENIVQAAIRMGVKKVVALSTDKAANPINLYGASKLASDKIFVAGNNMAGSVGTRFAVVRYGNVLGSRGSVVPVFRNLLADGATELPVTDARMTRFWITLQQGVDFVLSSLAMMTGGEIFVPKIPSTTLIDLARALAPDAAHKVIGIRPGEKLHEIMITEDDSRSTVELDDRYVIEPVFSWWDTDPYLDNGASRVEDGFVYASNRNGETLDAEGLIGLLNEAGV; translated from the coding sequence ATGACCTCTCGACGTTTCGATACGCCGACGCCGGATCTGAACGGCGCCTCCATCCTGGTCACCGGCGGGACCGGCTCCTTTGGTCGCGCGTTCGTCAAGACGGTGCTTGAGCGCTATGAGCCCGCGCGGTTGGCGGTGCTGTCGCGCGACGAACTCAAGCAGTTCGAGATGCAGCAGGATCCCGCCATCAGCCAGAAGACCTGCATGCGATTCTTCATCGGCGATGTGCGCGACGTCGGTCGCCTTGAAAGCGCGATGCGGGATGTGGATATCGTGATCCACGCGGCCGCGCTGAAGCAGATCACGACCGCCGAGTACAATCCGTTCGAGTGCGTGCACACGAACGTCATGGGCGCGGAGAACATTGTCCAGGCTGCCATCCGCATGGGAGTCAAAAAGGTCGTCGCGCTTTCCACCGACAAGGCGGCCAACCCGATCAATCTCTATGGCGCCAGCAAGCTCGCGTCCGACAAGATCTTTGTTGCAGGGAACAACATGGCGGGGTCGGTCGGTACACGGTTTGCCGTGGTGCGCTATGGCAATGTTCTGGGATCGCGCGGCAGCGTCGTGCCTGTGTTCCGCAATCTTCTTGCCGATGGCGCGACGGAACTGCCGGTAACGGACGCGCGCATGACGCGGTTCTGGATCACCCTGCAGCAAGGCGTCGACTTCGTTCTTTCCTCGCTCGCCATGATGACCGGCGGTGAGATTTTCGTGCCCAAGATCCCGTCGACGACCCTGATCGATCTGGCCCGCGCGCTGGCGCCAGATGCCGCCCACAAGGTGATCGGCATTCGCCCCGGCGAGAAGCTGCACGAAATCATGATCACCGAAGATGACTCACGCTCCACCGTCGAACTGGACGATCGTTATGTCATCGAGCCGGTGTTCAGCTGGTGGGATACCGATCCCTATCTGGATAACGGCGCTTCCCGTGTCGAGGACGGCTTCGTGTACGCCAGCAACCGCAACGGTGAAACGCTGGACGCAGAAGGTCTGATCGGCCTCCTGAACGAAGCGGGCGTATGA